A stretch of DNA from Rhodothermaceae bacterium:
GATCCTTTGAACAGATTCCTCAATCCGTACTGGAGGAGGATGCCACCTCGGAAGATGTGGATTGCGAGTGGCTAGATGTAGACGCAGATGGCGATCAGGATTTGTTTGTGGCAAGTGGCAGTAGCGAACTGCCCAGCAGCAGCTCAGCACTGGTAGACCGGCTATATCTCAACGATGGCACAGGATCCCTCTCCCGCGGCGAGTCATTGATCGGACTCAGTCCACGCGGATTTTCTCCCACTTCAACGGTCTGCGCCCTGGATTTTGATGTGGACGGGGACCTGGATCTCTTCCTTGGCGGTCGATTGCAACCGTTCGCGTACGGGGTTCCCGTTCGTAGCCAACTGCTAAGTAACGACGGAACCGGAACCTTCACCGATGCCACCTCCCGCTTTGCGCCCAACCTTGAGTCCATTGGACTCATCACCGATGCTGCCTGTGCAGATTTTGACGGAGACGGCCGCCCAGACCTACTCCTCAGTGGAGAATGGATGCCGTTGACTTTATTGAGAAACGATCAGGGGGCCTTTGTGCCAGCAACTGCGGGGCTGGAAAATTCCGCTGGATGGTGGCAATCGATCCTGATCCTGGATCTGGATGAGGATGGAGATCTGGACTTTATTGTGGGCAATCATGGCCTCAACTCACGGTTCAAACCTCCTGTAGACATGTGGATCGCCGATTTTGATCGTAATGGGAGCATAGAGCAAGTTTTTGCCAGAACTGTAGATGGGCTGCAACTACCCTGGCATTTACGCCATGACCTAGTTGCACAAATCCCCCATCTGGTCCGGACTTTCCCAACTTATGCATCGTACGCTGAAGCTACGATCCAGGACATCTTTTCGCAAGAGGAGCTGAGCCGGGCAATACACCTGCGCGTGAATGAACTCCGTAGCATGATCGGAATCAATGACGGAACCGGAAACTTTACCGTCAACCCGGCACCACAGGAAATGCAACTCTCTCCTGTATATGGCATGGCTGACCTTCCTACGGCAAATGGGCATCTGATTCTGGCCGGAGGCAATCTGCACGAGGTGAAGCCGGAGGCAGGAAGGTATGATGCCAGCTACGGTACTGCGTTCATGACTCCCTCCATGGAACCGCTAACCTGGCACGCGTCCGGCTTTTTTGTTGAGGGACAGGTACGGCAAATCCTAACGATTGAGATCAATGGTCGTACCCATGTCATTGTTGCCCGCAACAACGACGCACTCAGTATCTTTGCATATGCGGATTAGCCTCGTCCTGCTTCTGGTCCTCCTTCTGGGCTGCAGGGGTGAACCGAAATCTGAGGACAGATTGTTCACCCTTCTGGACAAGGCCCGAACCGGTGTAGATTTCGAGAACACACTGGTGCCAGAAGATGATTTCAATATTATTGATTACCTGTATTTCTACGATGGGGGTGGAGTCGCCATCGGAGATATCAACAATGACCGCCTGCCCGACCTGTTTCTGACCGGCAATCAAGTCCCTGACCGTCTCTACCTGAATCGGGGAAGTTTCCGGTTTGACGATGTGACTACCGCTGCAGGCATCCTTTCCGAGGAAAATACCTGGTCCACCGGTGTCAGTATGGCGGATGTGAACGGGGACGGCTGGCTGGATATTTATGTCTGCAGAGTCAATCATCTAATCAAAGCCGGACATAATCAACTCTATATCAACCAACAGGACGGAACCTTCAAGGAAGAGAGCCAGCGCTATGGGCTGGACTTTGAAGGCCTCTCCACGCATACAGCCTGGCTGGACTATGACTTGGATGGAGACCTAGATCTATATCTGCTCAATCACGCACTTCACTCACGGGAGTCCTATGTCCATTCCTGGAGGAGAATGATTGATGCACCGAGAGTGGGGGATAAATTTTATCGCCAGGATGATGGATACTTTGTAAGCATTGCAGCGGAGGCCGGTATCTACAGCAGTGCATTGGGATATGGTCTGGGGATTGCGACCAGCGACCTGAACCAGGATGGTTGGCCAGATCTATATATCGGCAATGATTTTCATGAAGATGACTACTTATATCTAAATACCGGACTGGGGACATTCACGGAATCGCTCTGGAAGACCACGGGACAGACCAGTCGCTCAACCATGGGAGTTGATATTGCTGATCTGAACAATGATGGCCTGCCGGACATTGTTGCACTGGATATGCTACCCCCAGACCTGGCAACTCAGCGTACCGCTGGCAATGCAAATGCGGATGCACGGATGCGAATTCTGGCAGATTTTGGTTATGGCCCGCAGGTTGCAAGGAACACGCTGCAACTGCATCGGGGAGTCGCTCCCGAAGGGACGCCCTTCTTTAGCGAGATTGCATCCTTCGCCGGGATTACCGCAACCGACTGGTCATGGGCTCCTCTGGCGGGAGACTTTGATGGGGATGGCTGGAAGGACTTGTACATTACGAATGGGATTCCTGGCAGGCCCAACGATATGGACTATATCGAGTATGTTGCTGCACCGGACATTCAGCGCATCCTGCATGAAGGATCCCCTGCCCAGGAAGCCGAGATTGCACTGAAAATGCCCGCGGCGACCGTATCCAATTATGCTTTCAAGGGAGGACGCAATCTCCAATTTGAGGATGTCAGTACCACCTGGGGGATCGCGGATCCTGTCATTGGCAATGGTGCCGCGTACGGTGACCTAGATCTGGATGGAGACTTGGACCTAATTGTCAATGCATTGAATCACCCCGCCCTGATCTACCGCAATGAATCCACGAATAATCACATCTCCGTCATTCTTCGCGGTACCGGGCGCAACACATCTGCCATCGGTGCCAAGATCAGCGTATGGGCATCCGGCATCCCGATGATGCAGGAGCAATTCCCTTCCCGCGGATTCCAGTCCTCCGTAGACCACATACTGAGTTTTGGAATTGGTGACGCATTGATCGCAGACTCTGTTGTTGTGATCTGGCCTTCCGGCCTTCGCTCGCACAGAGACCACGTCTCTGCCGGGACCCGCCTGGTTCTGGATGAAACCGATGGCCGAATACCTCCTACAGAAAAGGCGGAGGACCCGATCCCCCTGATAGAACTGGTAACAAATCATGGAATTGCCTTCACGCACACCGAAGATGAGGTATGGGATTTTGAAATTCTTCCGCTACTGCCCTATGGGCGCAGTACACGAGGTGCTGCACTGGCAGTTGCAGATGTCAACGGGGACCAGCTTGAAGATATCTATTTAGGCGGTGCGCGCGGCCAGCCAGATGTTCTTTATCTACAGCTTCCAG
This window harbors:
- a CDS encoding VCBS repeat-containing protein yields the protein MVVPMSLLPATTTHSVSLHMRISLVLLLVLLLGCRGEPKSEDRLFTLLDKARTGVDFENTLVPEDDFNIIDYLYFYDGGGVAIGDINNDRLPDLFLTGNQVPDRLYLNRGSFRFDDVTTAAGILSEENTWSTGVSMADVNGDGWLDIYVCRVNHLIKAGHNQLYINQQDGTFKEESQRYGLDFEGLSTHTAWLDYDLDGDLDLYLLNHALHSRESYVHSWRRMIDAPRVGDKFYRQDDGYFVSIAAEAGIYSSALGYGLGIATSDLNQDGWPDLYIGNDFHEDDYLYLNTGLGTFTESLWKTTGQTSRSTMGVDIADLNNDGLPDIVALDMLPPDLATQRTAGNANADARMRILADFGYGPQVARNTLQLHRGVAPEGTPFFSEIASFAGITATDWSWAPLAGDFDGDGWKDLYITNGIPGRPNDMDYIEYVAAPDIQRILHEGSPAQEAEIALKMPAATVSNYAFKGGRNLQFEDVSTTWGIADPVIGNGAAYGDLDLDGDLDLIVNALNHPALIYRNESTNNHISVILRGTGRNTSAIGAKISVWASGIPMMQEQFPSRGFQSSVDHILSFGIGDALIADSVVVIWPSGLRSHRDHVSAGTRLVLDETDGRIPPTEKAEDPIPLIELVTNHGIAFTHTEDEVWDFEILPLLPYGRSTRGAALAVADVNGDQLEDIYLGGARGQPDVLYLQLPDGTFKNTPFPNSGQSSEANAALFFDADGDKDLDLYVVNGGWTGPAELHQDQLYINSGSGDFYADSTRLPVLYSNGTAVAAADIDLDGDLDLFVGSDTPPDSYAEAGKSSLLLNDGTGHFRDVTESYSAVLQHVGHVTGAAWADLVGDSLPDLVLVGEWMPVTIFENRGTELIHRTDSLGLSNSTGLWQSLAVLDLNGDGFNDLVAGNLGLNTVLDVPIALFADDFDQNGKIDPVIAQWEHEEWYAWASRDALLQHLPALSAKIPTYNAYKDLSITDLFGEDIQPDQIVQTLHSTVYWNRAAEHFTAEVMPHEVQWAPVMSLEAARMELGTGLFLAGNLSATSDAFGASNASWGLLLNFTETGNMHIMHDSGFHVPGEARNIRLVKGDSNQIIVARSDDTPIIFKLNAPLTR